A section of the Schistosoma haematobium chromosome ZW, whole genome shotgun sequence genome encodes:
- a CDS encoding hypothetical protein (EggNog:ENOG410VSIW~COG:T): MSETEQPSTSDGLDIGETKGATSMNDVTRKVLMPVDGSEHSERAFNWYMDNLMKTTDGLYLVHIVEPLSPGLNYNLASKSPSIKDDFSKHLNSLVESGRALRAKFFTRCEDSGLSARFTIHVGTKPGENIVRIATEHGVDLVIIGNRGIGTVKRTFLGSVSDYVLHHANVPVIIIPPPKHPKKK, translated from the coding sequence ATGTCAGAAACAGAACAACCTTCAACTTCCGACGGATTAGATATTGGAGAAACGAAAGGAGCTACATCAATGAACGACGTAACACGTAAAGTATTAATGCCAGTCGATGGAAGTGAACATAGTGAAAGAGCATTCAACTGGTATATGGATAATCTTATGAAAACAACTGATGGTTTATATCTGGTTCATATTGTAGAACCGTTATCACCAGGATTGAATTACAATCTTGCAAGTAAATCTCCCTCTATAAAAGATGATTTTTCAAAACATCTAAATTCTCTTGTTGAATCTGGTCGTGCATTACGTGCTAAATTTTTTACACGTTGTGAAGATAGTGGTTTATCAGCAAGATTTACCATACATGTTGGTACAAAACCAGGTGAAAATATTGTACGTATCGCCACTGAACATGGAGTTGATTTAGTTATTATAGGAAATCGTGGTATTGGAACAGTAAAAAGAACCTTTTTAGGTAGTGTAAGTGATTATGTTTTACATCATGCCAATGTTCCTGTTATTATAATACCACCGCCTAAACAtccaaagaaaaaataa